The Engystomops pustulosus chromosome 3, aEngPut4.maternal, whole genome shotgun sequence region AGGTCCACATGTATCTgtttaagggtgatgtcacacgtatgCGTTTTCAATCCGTTTTCAATGAGTTTTTAAGCaaacaggccaaaaacggattgaaaacgcatacgtgtgacatcaccctaacgaGGCCCTAGAATGAGTTTGACGGGTGTCCCAGTCTGAAGCTGCCTATAGCTTGATATTTATACTgtagtatacactatatacagcccgtgTCACCTCACTGCTACCAGGAGACTTTCTATCCCCCTCACAGTTCTGTCTCAGGGCCAGGACTCATTTTGGCAGTGACCAGGCCCTGCTCTGTGTAATGGAGGGTGGAAACTTCCCCCATGAGGGGGAGGGGAAACTTTTGTCCTGAACTGAAAAGCTCTGCAGGcctccccctgctcccagtaCTAGGCCGAGGCCTTCCCCAGATTATACACAAACATCAGCAGCAATGCCTGGAATGTGGCCCTTTAAGTAGCTGGAGGGAAGGAAAATTATACTGGGAGCTTATAGGAGAGGAACATCTCAAAAATGAAGAGGATATGGCGAATAAACAGGAAGTCTCTGTAGTAGAGCCGCCCCTCCTCGTTATACATCACCATGAAGGGTTAATGCGTGTACACGGGAGGATAACAAAGCACAAAGATGTATTCATGTACTGAAGTCATAGcaggatatggcggtattatataccaAAGTCATAGCATAATATTCTTGTATTATATACTGAAGTCATAGCATGATATGGCAGTGATATACACTGAAGTCGTTGcaggatatggcggtattatatactgAAGTCATAGCATGATATGGCGGTGATATACACTGAAGTTGTTGCaggatatggcagtattatatactgaAGTCATAGCATGATATGGCAGTGATATACACTGAAGACGTTGCAggatatggcagcattatatacTGAAGTCATAGCATGATATGGCAGTGATATACACTGAAGTCGTTGcaggatatggcggtattatatactgAAGTCATAGCATGATATGGCGGTGATATACACTGAAGTTGTTGCaggatatggcagtattatatactgaAGTCATAGCATGATATGGCAGTGATATACACTGAAGACGTTGCAggatatggcagcattatatacTGAAGTCATAGCATGATATGGTGGTGATATACACTGAAGTTGTTGCaggatatggcagtattatatactgaagtctagtggtgtaactagaagctgatgggccccaatgcaaagtctatgccaggcccccgactataaagtatggtttatagtaatagtctcatttgggaaagtgacaccataagggccctctaaacctcttgggcccgggtgcgaccgcaacctctgctcaagttacgcccctgctgaagTCATTCGATGATATTGCGGTGATATACACTAAAGTCATTGcaggatatggcggtattatatagtgaAGTCAAAGCATGATATGGCAGTAATATATGCTGaagcatatggcggtattatatactaAAGTCATAGAATGGTATGGTTGTAATATACACTGAAGCCGTTGcaggatatggcggtattatatactgAAGTCACAGCATGATATGGttgtgatatacaggcagtccccgggttacgtacaagatagggtctggaggtttgttcttaagttgaatttgtatgtaagtcgaaactgtatattttataattgtagacacagacaaaaaaaaaattggccccagtgacatttggagtttaaacattttctgctgtaatgggaccaaggattatcaataaagcttcattacagacaccttacagctgattattgcaatataggactatagtaaagcatccagaaagcttcaccaaaggtcagaggggtctgtctgtaactatgggttgtctgtaagtcgagtgtccttaagtaggggaccgcctgtacactgaAGTCATAGTATGATACAGTGCCAATATATATTGAAGTCATATGATATGGCGGTAATGTATACTGAAGTCTCATCCTTATATGAAAGTGTGTGTTACTGCCATATCATGATAAATCTTCAgtttataataccgccataccatgctacaactatggtggtattatgaaCTGAAGTCATGTGAGGATATGGCAATAACATACACTGATGTCTTATAATATGGCGGTAATATATACAAGCCATAGCACAATATGGCGGTTATATATACACCAGAAACGAGACCCTGGGAGTCCACATGTCTGGCACTGAAGAAGCCCCAAGTACCATatggatgaatagagcagcaacaCACATGTGCAACCACAGCTGTGGGACTTAAAACCCCAGTTTCATAGTCAATGGGGGGTCCTGCCAGTCAGTGCCCACCACTACAAGTCTAGTCCATGTTATACCCCCCTATACGTACAGTCATTATACTAATATTTCAATACTACCCCCTTACTACATCACTGCTGTAAGACAACTATCCCTACATGCATCTATTAAGGTTATAACATAGAAAGGATTCACCAAAATTACAGATTTAGTTTTCCCATTAAACAGCGCCACTCTCATCCACAGGCcatatctggtattgcagctgaaaTGAATGAACCGTTAACTGCATTACAGTCCACCATTTATGGGCAAACCAAGACAATTACACACAATACACCAACCAAAACAAGACAAATTAAATTCTGTTTGAtagaatattttaatatattcacataaaaacctgtatatacacatattaaaCTTCATGTAAACATCTCCAGACGCATCGCTTCATCGCTGACAGCTCAGgttttcaaagaaatttttttttaaacagtttagTACCACTGtccacaaaaatatatataaaaaaacagcaTAATTTctgtaacaataaaaaaataaaacatgaaacattttttttgtcttattATGGAACTGGATTAAGTCTTGAATTTACACCAGAAACATTAGGGCTGTGTTCAGATGTTCAGGTTCTACTCCTCCACGCCTGGTTAAGATATCAAAAACTGCACTTAAAAacctgaacgtgtgaacacagcctgaaggTCATGTAACTTTGCTCCACaatacacagatgtagcagagctggacgtGTCGCACGGTGACAATGCAGTGTAAACAGGTCCGGTGTGATGTCACAAAcccaactctgctacatccgtaGGCTGGAGAGTGGGTTTCTGATGCAGATCCATCAGCGTTTTCGGAGGATACAGTGGTTTTTCGCTCCGTGGTGATCGTGTTACAGTGTATCCGCAGATGGcaagtgcaaaaaataaaaaaaaataaagagaaaagaatagggaaaaaaaaaaatgtgcaaaaagtaaCGTTTTCACAGGAAAACTTAAATAAGATAACAAAAATATTGAAAACTTCGGCTGCAGGAAGAGGCACGGGTGCGTCCGTTCGcttgcaaaactacaactcccagcatgcccccaaaccagggcatgctgggagttatagtttTGCGTAGTAGaatcaatatacatatattatatacagatcaATGTACAAAGTCGCCCCCATAGAGGGTGGGTATAGTGTTTTCCGGGACCCTCTTTAATCCAGAAGCAATGTCCGGCAtgggaatactgctgtgtaagGAGGGTGGGGGggtcccccaatgtctctgtaaGATGGGCAGAGGTTTAGGGGGTTTCACAGACTCCATAGTTGCTGTGGAAGAAGATGGGGGTCCCCACTGTCTCTGTAAGATGGGCAGAGGATTAGGGGGGTCCACAGTCTCCATAGTTTCTGTGTAAGAAGGTGGGGGTCTCCTTAGATTCTCTGTAAGGAGGGGTCTTTTTGGGTGTCACAGTCTCCATAGTCTCTGTAGAGCAGGCAGGGGTCTCCATAGTCCATAGTGTAGCCCCCCGGGATCAGAGGAGCTTGCAGCAGCTCATGCACTCCCCGCTGGGGCCATGCCTCTTCTGTAGCGCCGCCCTGGTGGCCGTCTCGAACACCTCCCGGACACCGTCCTTGGTCTTGGCGGAGCACTCCAGGTAGTCGTAGGCGGAGATGCGCAGCGCCATTGCCCGGCCGTCGTCGGGTCGGACCGGCTCCTGCTTCATGCGGGCCAGCTCGTTACGGATGTGCTCGTCGTTGCGCAGGTCCTTCTTGTTGGCCACCAGGATGATGGGGACGCTGGGGCAGAAGTGCTTCACCTCGGGCACCCACTTCTCCGGGATGTTCTCCAGGGAGTCCGGGCTGTCCACGGAGAAGCACATGAGGATGACGTCCGTGTCCGGGTAGGAGAGAGGCCGCAGCCGGTCATAGTCCTCCTGCCCCGCCGTGTCCCATAGCGCCAGCTCCACCTGCTTCCCGTCCACCTCGATGTCCGCCACGTAGTTCTCGAACACGGTGGGCACGTACACCTCCGGGAACTCGTCCTTACTGAACACGATGAGCAGACACGTCTTCCCGCACGCTCCGTCCCCGACTACCACCAGCTTCTTACGGATCGCAGCCATGGCCACcttactactgctgctactgccgGAGGCTGCCCGGCGCTTCCTCAGCTTGTCTATGGCTCCAATGGTGGCGGCTGTGCCCGGcgcggggtgagcagtgctcggTATAAGTCCCGTACACACTGCGCCCCGCTATATAAAGCCTCATGCGGCTTTCTTAATATAGCCAGCCAATGGCGGAGGAGGCAGTGACGGCATGCTCCGGGAACTAGCAGCTCATTGGCCGAGCGCAGGGAAGGGGCGGGGTGGCCTTCAGCAGCAGCTGACTGCGGAGAGAGAGGGAGGCGGCAGGACCCGGCAATGTTACCGGACTGAGGAgtggggtgtatacaggactgaggagaggggggtgtatacaggactgaggagaggggggtgtatacaggactgaggagaggggggtgtatacaggactgaggagaggggggtgtatacaggactgaggagaggggggtgtatacaggactgaggatagaggggggtgtatacaggactgaggagagaaggggggtgtatacaggactgaggagaggggggtgtatacaggactgaggagagaggggggtgtatacaggactgaggagagaggggggtgtatacaggactgaggagagaagggggtgtatacaggactgaggagagaagggggtgtatacaggactgaggagaggggggtgtatacaggactgaggagagaggggggtgtatacaggactgaggagagaggggggtgtatacaggactgaggagagaaggggggtgtatacaggactgaggagaggggggtgtatacaggactgaggagagaggggggtgtatacaggactgaggaggggggtgtatacaggactgaggagagaaggggggtgtatacaggactgaggagaggggggtgtatacagaactgaggagaggggggtgtatacaggactgaggaggggggtgtatacaggcctgaggaggggggtgtatacaggactgaggagaggggggtgtatacaggactgaggagaggggggtgtatacaggactgaggagaggggggtgtatacaggactgaggagaggggggtgtatacaggactgaggagaggggggtgtatacaggactgaggagaggggggtgtatacaggactgaggagagaggggggtgtatacaggactgaggaggggggtgtatacaggactgaggagagaggggggtgtatacaggactgaggaggggggtgtatacaggactgaggagagggggtgtatacaggactgaggagagaggggggtgtatacaggactgaggagaggggggtgtatacagaactgaggagaggggggtgtatacaggactgaggagaggggggtgtatacaggactgaggaggggggggTATACAGAActgaggagggggtgtatacaggactgaggaggggggtgtatacaggactgaggagagaggggggtgtatacaggactgaggaagggggtgtatacaggactgaggagagaaggggggtgtatacaggactgaggaggggggtgtatacaggactgaggagagaaggggggtgtatacaggactgaggaggggggtgtatacaggactgaggaggggggtgtatacaggactgaggagaggggggtgtatacaggactgaggagaggggggtgtatacagaactgaggagaggggggtgtatacatgactgaggagaggggggtgtatacaggactgaggagagggggtgtatacaggactgaggagagggggtgtatacaggactgaggaggggggtgtatacaggactgaggaggggggtgtatacaggactgaggagagggggtgtatacaggactgaggagagaggggggtgtatacaggactgaggagggggctgtatacagaactgaggagaggggggtgtatacaggactgaggagggggctgtatacaggactgaggagagaaGGGGGGTGTATAAAGGCCTGAggagaggggggtgtatacagaacTGAGGAGGGGGGTGTGTACAGAActgaggagggggggtgtatacaggactgaggatagaggggggtgtatacaggactgaggagagagtggggtgtatacaggactgaggaggggggtgtatacaggactgaggagggggtgtatacaggactgaggagagaggggggtgtatacaggactgaggagtggggtgtatacaggcctgaggagagagggggggtgtatacaggactgaggagagaggggggtgtatacaggactgaggaggggggtgtatacaggactgaggagaaggggggtgtatacaggactgaggaggggggtgtatacaggactgaggagtggggtgtatacaggactgaggagagaggggggtgtatacaggactgaggaggggggtgtatacaggactgaggaggggggtgtatacaggcc contains the following coding sequences:
- the RHOB gene encoding rho-related GTP-binding protein RhoB, with the protein product MAAIRKKLVVVGDGACGKTCLLIVFSKDEFPEVYVPTVFENYVADIEVDGKQVELALWDTAGQEDYDRLRPLSYPDTDVILMCFSVDSPDSLENIPEKWVPEVKHFCPSVPIILVANKKDLRNDEHIRNELARMKQEPVRPDDGRAMALRISAYDYLECSAKTKDGVREVFETATRAALQKRHGPSGECMSCCKLL